The DNA region TTGTTTTTTTTACAAAATGAAGTTTTTAATGAACTCCAAAAATATATTTTACCCAATGAGTTTAATAAATACATAAAAAATTTAACTATTAATGAAAAAAATTCAAAACCTGATTTTGTTGTTTTTAACACAACAAATGAATTTATTGCTAAATTTATTCAAACAAAATATGCCTCAAAAATAGAAGAAATTATTCTAGAAAAAACAGGAATAAAACCAAAAATTTTAATAACTTCAAAAAAGGATAATATCCAAAAAGAAAAAAATATAAAAAATAGTGTAAAAAATGATAAAAAATTATCAAGCACAATTTTAATAGAATCATATAAATTTGATAATTTTATAGTTGGTGAATCAAACCGTTTTGCTTATACTTGTTCAAAATTTGTAGCTCAAAATCCAGGAGCTGATTATAATCCGTTATTTATTTATGGACCAAGTGGACTTGGAAAAACACACCTTTTACAATCAATTGGAAATTATTGTATTGAAAATGGTAAAGTTGTTATTTGTATAACAAGCGAACAATTTAAAAATGATTTTACTTTTCATATAAGAAACTCTTCTATGGATAAATTTAGACAAAAATATAGAAAACCTGATGTTTTATTAGTAGATGATATTCAGTTTTTAGGAAATACTGATAAAATTCAAGAAGAATTTTTTAATACTTTTAATGAACTTAAACAAGCTGGTGGGCAAATAGTTATGATAAGCGATAAACCACCAAAATTTTTAAAAGGTTTTGAAGAAAGATTAATAAGTAGATTTATAAGTGGAATTATTGCTGATGTTGCACCACCTGAATTAGAAACCAAAATAGAAATTATTAGAAAAAAAAGTCAAGATAATAAAATAATTTTAGATAACAAAATAATAGAATATATCGCAACAAATATGGGTGATAATATCCGTGAAATAGAAAGTGCTATTAATAAATTAAATGCTTTTTCTACTTTGATGAGAACTGAAATAACACTTGATTTTACTAAAAATGTTTTACAAGATCAAATAAGAGAAAATAAAGAAAATATAAACTTAGAAGATGTTATAAAAACTCTATCAAAAGAGCTAAATATAAAACCAAGTGATATAAAAAGCAAAAGTAGAAAAAAAAATATTGTTGAAGCAAGAAGAATAGGAATATTTTTATCAAAAAAATTAACACTAAACTCAATGCCTGCAATTGCCGGATTTTTTGGATTAAAAGATCACAGTGCAGTTAGTCACAATATAAAAAAAATAAATGAACTTATTGAAAATGATGAGTTTTTAAAAATTCGCGTTGAAGAGCTTGAAAATAAAATTTTAAAAGGAAAAAATAGTGAATGAATGTGAAAAGAATCAAATTTTATTTTTTAACAAAAATACGATAAAATCAAACTTTAAAGCAGATATTCACATAAGTTGTAATCCTACTACGGCTGCTACTAAAATTTAAAAAAAAGGAAAAAAATATGAAAATAGGAATTCAAAAAAATTTACTCAATAATGCATTAATAAATCTTGTAGCTTTTACTGAAAAAAAAGATGCTTCTGCAGTTACTTCAAATATCTTAATTATTGCAAAAGAAAATATTTTAAATTTAAAAGCAACTGATTTTGAAATAGGACTTTGTATTAATATAAAAGAAGTAAATATCCAAGTTGAGGGAATTTCATGTGTAAATGGAAATCTTTTATTAAATATTTTAAAAGGATTAAAAGATGGAGAAATTATACTTGAAATTATGAATAATTTTTTATTTATAAGACAAAGTAGATCAAAATTTAAACTTCCTTTAAGTAATCATGAAAATTTTCCAAGCTTTGAAGGTATTGATAATAAAAAAAGTTTTAATATAAACTCACTAAATTTTGCAAGAAGTTTAAAAAAGATTTTTCCTACAATTGATATAAACAATCCTCAATATTCACTAAATGGAGCTTTGATAGATATAAAAGAAAATTATATAAATTTAGTAGGAACAGATACTAAAAGACTCGGTTTGTATAGAATAAATTTAAATCAAAGTTTAGAAAATAATCAAATAATAATTCCTAAAAAAGCTATTAATGAAATTCAAAAACTTTTTTTTGAAGATGTTCAAATTTATTATGATGAAAATATTTTAATAGCTAAAAATGAAAATTTTGAGTTTTTTACAAAATTAATTAATAAAAAATTTCCTAATTATGAAAAAGTTATTCCGACTGAATTTTCGCAAAGTATCATGCTTCCAAGAGATAAATTTTTAGAGGGTATGAAAACAATAGGTATAATTTGTGATAAAATGCAAATAACAATAAAAACTAATTCAATTTTATTTGAAAGTATTAGTGAAAATAACTCCGAAGCTAAAACAGAAATTGACTTTGAAAATAATTTAGACAAAGATATTATTTTAAGAGTTACAAATAAATTTATTTTTGATTTTCTAAACAATATTGAAGAAACAGAGTTTAAATTGGATTATAAATCAACAGAATCGGCATTTGTATTAAGCTCAAATGAGTTTATAAGTGTTATAATGCCTACAATTATATAAAAAAAGGAAAAATAATAAATGGTTGAACATTACGGTGCAGGTAATATAAAAGTTTTAAAAGGTCTTGAAGCAGTTAGAAAAAGACCTGGAATGTATATAGGAGATACAAATATTGGTGGTCTTCATCACTTAATTTATGAAGTTGTTGATAACTCAATTGATGAAGCAATGGCTGGTTTTTGTGATGATATAGAAGTTGAAATAACAAATGAAGGTTCAGTTATTATAAGTGATAACGGTAGAGGAATTCCTGTAGATATACACCCAACTGAAAAAATTCCAGCAGCAACTGTTGTTTTAACAGTTTTACACGCAGGTGGTAAATTTGATAAAGATAGTTATAAAGTAAGTGGTGGTCTTCATGGTGTTGGAATAAGCGTTGTTAATGCTTTGTCAAAAAAACTTATTTTAACAATTAAAAAAGATGGAAATGTTTATAGACAAGAGTTTGAAAAAGGCATCCCAACTACAAATTTAGAAATTGTAAAAACAACAAATAGAACTGGAACAACAATTGAGTTTTGGCCTGATGAAACTATTTTTGAAACAACAAATTTTGAAAAAAAGATTTTAATAACAAGATTTAAAGAACTTGCTTATTTAAATCCAAAAATTGTTATAAATTTAAAAGATCAAAGAGATGGAACAAAGGAAAAATTTCATTTTGAGGGTGGACTTGATCAGTTTGTAAATGATTTAAATAAAAAAGATGTTGTTACAAAAAGTGTATTTTTTAGTGAAAGTGTAGAAGATTTAGAAATTGATTTTGCACTTTTATATAATACAAGTTATGAAGAAAAAGTTTTTTCTTTTGTAAATAATATAAAAACTCCAGAAGGTGGAACTCATGAAGCTGGTTTTAGAGGAGGTTTAACAAGAGCTATTACGACCTATATAACTGAAAATGCATCTGCAAGAGAAAAAGATATGAAAATTTTAGGTGAAGATGTAAGGGAAGGTTTGATAGCTATAGTTAGTGTTAAAGTTCCTGAACCACAGTTTGAGGGTCAAACAAAAGGAAAACTTGGATCAAGTTATGTAAGACCGCTTGTTCAAAAAATGGTTTTTGAAAATTTAGCTAAATATTTTGAAGAAAATCCAAATGAAGCAAAAGCAATAATGGCAAAAGCTTTAATGGCTGCAAGAGGAAGAGAAGCTGCAAAAAGAGCTAGAGATTTAACTAGAAAAAAAGATAATTTTAGTGTTGGAACACTCCCTGGAAAATTAGCAGATTGTCAAAGTAAAGATCCTGAAATAAGTGAAATTTATTTAGTTGAGGGAGATAGTGCTGGTGGATCTGCAAAACAAGGAAGAGATAGAGTTTTTCAGGCTATTTTACCTCTTCGTGGTAAAATTTTAAATGTTGAAAAAGCTAGAATTGATAGAATTCTAAGTTCAGAAGAAATTAAAAATATGATAACTGCTTTTGGTTGTGGAATAGGTGAGGAATTTGATATAGAAAAACTAAGGTATCATAAAATTATTATTATGACCGATGCTGATGTTGATGGAAGTCATATCCAAACTCTGCTTTTAACATTTTTCTTTAGATTTTTAAAACCTTTAGTTGAGGGTGGATATATATATTTAGCTCAACCACCACTTTTTAGATATAAAAAAGGTAAAAAAGAAATTTATTTAAAAGATGAAAAAGCTTTAAATGAGTTTTTGATAGAAACAGGAATTGAGGGTGTAAATTTTGAAGGAATTGGAAATAAAGATTTAATTAATTACTTAAAACTTGTTGCTAGATATAGAAGTTTATTAAGTGAACTTCAAAAAAGATATAGTGTTATAACTGCTATTAGATATATGATTGAAAATGAAGATTTAGCTGGTTATGAAAACGATAAAATTTATGAAATCATTAAAAATTATCTTGAGTTAAAAGGTTATAATATTTTAAATGCATATGTTAATGAAAACAGCGTTAAAATTTATGTTCAAACTGAAAGTGGCTTGGAAGAAATAGTTATAGATGATAATTTGTTTGAAAATTATATTTTTGAAGAAGCTATTTATGTTTATAGGCAAATTAGTCAAAGAGAGTTTGATTTTGGAAGAGATTTTATTGAAGTACTTGATGAAATAGAAAAAAATGCAAAAAAAGGTGCTTATATACAAAGATATAAAGGTTTAGGTGAAATGAACCCAGAGCAACTTTGGGAAACAACAATGAGTCCTGAAAATAGAAATTTACTCCAAATTAAAATAGAAGATGCACAAAGTGCTAGTGATACATTTAATCTTTTTATGGGTGATGAAGTTGAACCAAGAAGAGAATATATTCAAAATCACGCAAAAGATGTTAAAAATTTGGATATTTAATGACAAAATTATTCAGTGAAGAAAAGGAAAGATCAAAAAGGTTTGTGCTATCTTTAAAGATAGCATTTCCACTTGTTTTAGTTTTAATTATTTTAATATTTTTGATGTTTTCAGAAAATAATTATGATTGGAAAGATACTATTTTATTTGTAATTTTAATAGTTTGCTATGTTTATTATGTAGTTTATTTTATTTATTTTGCTTTTCAAAATACAACTTTAGATCAAGTTTCAAATGTTTTTAATAGAAAAGAAATTCTAAAACTAATTTCAAAAGAATTAAAAGAAGAGAATCAAAAAAATATAGCGTTAGTAAATATAAATAATATCCAAGATATTAATTTTAGATATGGTTATAAAAATGGAGATAAACTTCTTAAAGAATTTGTGCTTGAACTTGCTGATTTTTTTAAAAAAAATGGTTATAAAGATATACCTATTGGAAGACATAGCGGTGGAAATTTTTTATTTGTAATTGATTGTAAAACTCCACAATTAAATTATTATTTAAAAACTTTTGAGAGAAAATTATCAAATCAAGGTATAAATAATATAGAAGTAAAAATCAAATTTGCAACCGTTGAAACAAATTATGATAAAGCTTGGGAAAATGTTATAAATTATTTATTTTCAAAAATTTTATATTCTCAAAATGAAGAAGGAATTGAAGTTATAAAACTTGATGCACTTGATGAGTTTGTATGCCATGCTATAGATAATTCTAAATTTGAGTTAAAAGCTCAAACTATAAAATCTATGAAAAACAACAAAGATCTTATAAATTTAAGTATTAATTTAGCTTTAAAAGATGTAGGAAATGTAACAAAACTTAAAGTTATGGAAATAGCTACAAGAAATAACTATGAAATAAAATATGACTTAAAAGTTATCGAATTTATAGCAAATAATTTTAATTTTAAAAAATTTAATAGTAAAGTTATGATTGAAATTTCACCAGTTAGTTTAAGAAATGCTGACTTTAAAAATGAAATTCATAGACTTATTACAAATAAAATAATAGATCCAAATAAGATAATCTTTGAAATTTATGAAAAAGATAGCTATAACGAAATGCTTAGATTTAGTGAAATTATTGAACAATTTAGAGGGTATGGTTTCGAAATAGCTATGAATCAATTTTTAGGAAATAATGCAAGTTTTGAGTATTTTAAATATTTAAATTTTGGTTATTTAATTTATGATTTAGAAGTAAATAAGAGATTTAATGAAGAGAGAATGAAAAATATTTTTGATATGATAAATGAAAATGCTTCTAAATTTAATCTCAAAACTATAATAAGATTTGTCGATAAAAACTCTTTTTATGAAAAATTAAAAAAGACAAAGATTGATTATATACAAGGATTTTGTATAGATAAACCAAAAGTTGTAAGTTAATAAAGGATAAAAATGCGTTATGGTGAAAAAATTTTAAATGAGTTTGATCCAGAAAAAGATCTTGAAATTTGGCCAAACAAACATAAAAAAGATTATGTTATAAAGATAACTTTACCCGAGTTTACATGCCTTTGTCCAAGGAGTGGATATCCAGATTTTGCAACGATTTATTTAGAATATATTCCAAATGAGTGGGTTGTTGAGCTAAAGGCAATTAAACTTTACATAAACTCATTTATGAATAAAAACATAAGCCATGAAGATAGTATAAATGAAATTTATGATTTGCTTGATAGAAAATTAAAGCCAAAATGGATGAAAATAGTTGGGGATTTTAACCCAAGAGGCAATGTCCACACAGTTATTGAGATTGATTCAAATTTGGTAAAAAAGCAGTGATAAAAGCAAGTTTAATAGAGCATATTTTCAAAGCAGCCTCCATTTCAAGGTGGAATGACTATCCTAAAATGGTAAATTTAGTTGAGCTTGATAAACAAGCTCATAAGTTTATCATCGCCTATTTTATAGCTAAATTTGAAGATGATGTGGATATGAACTATATCATCGAGGGTGGAATATTTGATTTTTTACTTAGAGTTATGGTTACAGATATCCGCCCAGATGTTTTTCACCAGATCCAAAAAACAAAATCAAAAAAGATAAATGAGTGGGTGATAGATAACTATGAAAATGAGTTAAAAGCTATAGAAGATGGCAAATTTTATGAAAGATTTAAAAATTACCTTCTTAAAAAAGATAGCTCTTATCAAAAAGAGCGAGTTATTTTAAAAGCAGCCTCCTATCTTGCGACAAAATGGGAATTTAACATCGTTTATCAAACAAGTCAATTTTTAAGTGATATTGAAGAGCTTAAAAACTCAGTTGATGCCGAGCTTGAGGATTATTATGAATTAACTGGTGTTAGAAAAATCATAATGAATAAAAAGCTCTCTCGTATTGTTGATTTGAGTGGGCGTCTTAGATTTCAAAAGCGTTGGGCACAAACTCCTAGAATTCCTGAGACTTCAGTTTTGGGACATATGTTGGTTGTTGCAATTTTGGGATATTTTTACTCACTTAAAATTAAAGCTTGTAAAAAAAGAGTTGAGTTTAACTTTTTTTGTGCTCTGTTTCACGATTTGCCAGAGAGTTTAACAAGAGATATAATAAGCCCTGTAAAATACGGCATTAAAGGTCTAAATGAGATATTAAACGAGTATGAAATGCGCCTAATTGATGATAAAATTTTACCTTTTGTTCCAGAAGTTGTAAAAGATGAGTTTAGTTATATTTTAGGAATTAGAAAAAGCGGAGAAAAATTTGTAAAAGATGAGTTTGAAGATAGGATTTACAAAACAGCTCCAAAACCTTTACCAAAAAATTTTAAAGAAATAAATTTAGACGAATATAGAACAATTGATGGAAAAGCTTTAAAATATTGCGATAAATTGGCAGCATTTTTTGAAGCAGGAATTTCTATAAGTTATGGTGTAAAAAGTAAAGAGCTAATAGGTGGATTTGAGTCAAGTCTTAAATTTTTTAAAGATAATCCGCTAAATGATGAAGTTGATTTTTATGAAATTTGCAAGGATTTTATGAGATTTTTTGATTTAAAAGACCCCTTCTCAGATGGCTGCGGCACATACCAAGCTTAGATGTTCTGCTGTATTCCTACCCTGAAACGGTGCCTAAAAATGACATTGCACAGGTCTAAGAAGAGGCAAGTTGAAATTATAGCAAAAAATTCTTAAAAAAGGTTTATATGAATTTTAAAATAAATTTTTTATCATTTTTTAGAGGTCTTTTTTTAAGATCTGCTTCGATTGAATTTAGAGCAAAGATTTTTGCTTCAATGCTTTTAGCTAAAAAAAAGA from Campylobacter ureolyticus includes:
- the dnaA gene encoding chromosomal replication initiator protein DnaA; the protein is MFFLQNEVFNELQKYILPNEFNKYIKNLTINEKNSKPDFVVFNTTNEFIAKFIQTKYASKIEEIILEKTGIKPKILITSKKDNIQKEKNIKNSVKNDKKLSSTILIESYKFDNFIVGESNRFAYTCSKFVAQNPGADYNPLFIYGPSGLGKTHLLQSIGNYCIENGKVVICITSEQFKNDFTFHIRNSSMDKFRQKYRKPDVLLVDDIQFLGNTDKIQEEFFNTFNELKQAGGQIVMISDKPPKFLKGFEERLISRFISGIIADVAPPELETKIEIIRKKSQDNKIILDNKIIEYIATNMGDNIREIESAINKLNAFSTLMRTEITLDFTKNVLQDQIRENKENINLEDVIKTLSKELNIKPSDIKSKSRKKNIVEARRIGIFLSKKLTLNSMPAIAGFFGLKDHSAVSHNIKKINELIENDEFLKIRVEELENKILKGKNSE
- the dnaN gene encoding DNA polymerase III subunit beta, encoding MKIGIQKNLLNNALINLVAFTEKKDASAVTSNILIIAKENILNLKATDFEIGLCINIKEVNIQVEGISCVNGNLLLNILKGLKDGEIILEIMNNFLFIRQSRSKFKLPLSNHENFPSFEGIDNKKSFNINSLNFARSLKKIFPTIDINNPQYSLNGALIDIKENYINLVGTDTKRLGLYRINLNQSLENNQIIIPKKAINEIQKLFFEDVQIYYDENILIAKNENFEFFTKLINKKFPNYEKVIPTEFSQSIMLPRDKFLEGMKTIGIICDKMQITIKTNSILFESISENNSEAKTEIDFENNLDKDIILRVTNKFIFDFLNNIEETEFKLDYKSTESAFVLSSNEFISVIMPTII
- the queF gene encoding preQ(1) synthase: MRYGEKILNEFDPEKDLEIWPNKHKKDYVIKITLPEFTCLCPRSGYPDFATIYLEYIPNEWVVELKAIKLYINSFMNKNISHEDSINEIYDLLDRKLKPKWMKIVGDFNPRGNVHTVIEIDSNLVKKQ
- the gyrB gene encoding DNA topoisomerase (ATP-hydrolyzing) subunit B; amino-acid sequence: MVEHYGAGNIKVLKGLEAVRKRPGMYIGDTNIGGLHHLIYEVVDNSIDEAMAGFCDDIEVEITNEGSVIISDNGRGIPVDIHPTEKIPAATVVLTVLHAGGKFDKDSYKVSGGLHGVGISVVNALSKKLILTIKKDGNVYRQEFEKGIPTTNLEIVKTTNRTGTTIEFWPDETIFETTNFEKKILITRFKELAYLNPKIVINLKDQRDGTKEKFHFEGGLDQFVNDLNKKDVVTKSVFFSESVEDLEIDFALLYNTSYEEKVFSFVNNIKTPEGGTHEAGFRGGLTRAITTYITENASAREKDMKILGEDVREGLIAIVSVKVPEPQFEGQTKGKLGSSYVRPLVQKMVFENLAKYFEENPNEAKAIMAKALMAARGREAAKRARDLTRKKDNFSVGTLPGKLADCQSKDPEISEIYLVEGDSAGGSAKQGRDRVFQAILPLRGKILNVEKARIDRILSSEEIKNMITAFGCGIGEEFDIEKLRYHKIIIMTDADVDGSHIQTLLLTFFFRFLKPLVEGGYIYLAQPPLFRYKKGKKEIYLKDEKALNEFLIETGIEGVNFEGIGNKDLINYLKLVARYRSLLSELQKRYSVITAIRYMIENEDLAGYENDKIYEIIKNYLELKGYNILNAYVNENSVKIYVQTESGLEEIVIDDNLFENYIFEEAIYVYRQISQREFDFGRDFIEVLDEIEKNAKKGAYIQRYKGLGEMNPEQLWETTMSPENRNLLQIKIEDAQSASDTFNLFMGDEVEPRREYIQNHAKDVKNLDI
- a CDS encoding bifunctional diguanylate cyclase/phosphodiesterase gives rise to the protein MTKLFSEEKERSKRFVLSLKIAFPLVLVLIILIFLMFSENNYDWKDTILFVILIVCYVYYVVYFIYFAFQNTTLDQVSNVFNRKEILKLISKELKEENQKNIALVNINNIQDINFRYGYKNGDKLLKEFVLELADFFKKNGYKDIPIGRHSGGNFLFVIDCKTPQLNYYLKTFERKLSNQGINNIEVKIKFATVETNYDKAWENVINYLFSKILYSQNEEGIEVIKLDALDEFVCHAIDNSKFELKAQTIKSMKNNKDLINLSINLALKDVGNVTKLKVMEIATRNNYEIKYDLKVIEFIANNFNFKKFNSKVMIEISPVSLRNADFKNEIHRLITNKIIDPNKIIFEIYEKDSYNEMLRFSEIIEQFRGYGFEIAMNQFLGNNASFEYFKYLNFGYLIYDLEVNKRFNEERMKNIFDMINENASKFNLKTIIRFVDKNSFYEKLKKTKIDYIQGFCIDKPKVVS